GTCGCCTCTGCCGTCACTGCTACCCCCAGCGCGCCGATCGGCCCGGAGCCGGTCAGTTCGCGGAAGAAGACGAAGCTCTTATTCTCGTTCATGATCGCCGCACCCTCGGTCGGGTGAGCGCGCAGATATTGCATGATATCCTGCATCGATCCGGCCTGGATCAGGCCGCGATCCTTCATCAGCTTGCCGATGCCAGTATAGTCGCGGCCATTCTGCCCGTCATAGCCGATCCGCATGACGCTGCCGTCAGGCAGATTCAGCCGGCCGCTGCCCTGTACCTGCAGGAAGAAGAATTCGACCGGATCGGCGGCCCAGGCCAGTTCCAGCCCGCGCCCGGCCAGCGATCCGCCCACGATCTGCGATCGATCGTCGAACGGCACGAAATTGCTGCCCTGCACCTTGCCGCGGATCGTTCGCCCCTTCAGGCTGTCGCTGAACAGGCCCAGATTGACGTCGATCAGTTCGGCCGGTCGGCGATAGATTGGCACCTGATAGCCGGCCTGTTTCGTGCGCGATCCGGAAATTTCGGGCTCATAATAGCCCGTGACGAAGGCCGCGCCATCGCCGACCTGGGCGGCCTCGAAATAGCGGGCGAAAAATTCGGCAGCCGATGCTTCGGGCCAGCTCGACGCGGCGCCGCAGGCACTGTTCCAGTCCGACCCGCGGGTCAGGCCGCTCTGGTCGGTGCGCTTCATCAGCGTCGGACAGGAAATACGGAAAGCCTGCAATGCAAGCCGTGCGCGCTCGCCCGACGGAATCAGGCTGGCAATGTCGGGGCCAGGGGTAATGCCCAGGCCGGCCGCATTCCCCTGATCGGTGCTGCCGCCTGATGGAGAGACGACCGGCAATTTGGGGGGCAGGGTGGGCCGTGGTGTCGCGGGAACCGGACGCGCCGCCTCACCGGTGGACGGGCGGCTTCGCGCGGGACCTCCGGCCGATGGCGGAATGACGCCGCCTGCGCAGGCGGACAGCATCAGCGCTGCGAGCAGCGCCCCCCCCGAATGACGCAGGCTCACGCCGCCTCGTCGGTTTCGCTGAGCTTCCAGTTGGGATCTGCACTGCGCAGGTCGCGCGTGAAGGTCCAGATATCGTTGGTGCCGACGGCATCGGTCAGCGATCCGGCGATGACATTGCCATCCTTGTCGCGGGTGACGGCGGCGATGTCCGCCTCGAACCGCAGCGCGACTTCGGCGATCCGCCCGCTGACGCTGGCATCGACGATCTGTGCCTTCTCGATCCGGACCAGGCGATTGTCGAGCACGTCGCCTGCGGCCTCTCGTGCGGTGATCGCTTCCTCGAACGATGCGAGCACGTCGGCATCGCACAGCCAGGCGAGTTCGTCGCGATCACCACGCCAAAAGGCTTCCAGCACCATCTTGTAGGCGCTCTTCGCGCCTTCCACGAACTGGGGCACGTCGAAATTGCGGTCGGCAGCGATCAGCGCGCGCACGCCATTCTCGCCGGCCGGCGTAATCAATCCGTCAGCCAATCGCACCGAATCGCCCGTCATTTCTGGCATCGGCCGCGGCTGCAATACACCAACCTTGGCGCGTTCCTCTGCCGGACGCGGCGCAGGCTCCTGCTCATGGCCCGTCCGCTTTCCGAGGACGGAATAGAGCCGCAGTGCCAGGAAGCCGGCAATCATGGCGAGGATGACGATCACGTACACGGAGGCAAATACCCTTTGTTCGGGATGATGTTCCCTCAACATAGGCATGTTTGCACGATACTTCAAATATCGGCTTGCACCGGCGCCTCGGGCCGTTGGGTGCTGGGTCGCCATTGCTCTGGCCTGCTGCCGCTGCTAAGCGCGCGGATCGACATCCGGGGGGCATGTTTGCTTTCCGCCAACGAACGATCAGCAAGGATTTAGGACAATGGCCGACGAAGCCGACACCATCCAGACCACCCTGACGGGCAATGGCGCCGACACCGCGCCGCAGATCGCGCTGATCAGCCAATATGTGAAGGACCTGTCGTTCGAGAACCCGAACGCGCCGGCCGTCTATCAGTGGCAGGACCAGCCCCAGATCGACGTCCAGTTCAACATCGGCGCCGACCGCGTCGGTGACGAAGTGCTGGAAATCGCGCTGAAGATCGAAGTGAAGGCCGTCGCGCCACAGGGCACCGCCTTTGCCGTCGAACTGGTCTATGCCGCCCTGTTCGGCATGCGCAATGTGCCCGAAGACCAGATCCAGCCCTTCATGCTGGCCGAAGCACCGCGCCTCGTCTTCCCGTTCGCCCGCCGCGTGCTGGCCGATGCGATCCGCGACGGTGGCTTCCCGCCGCTGCTGCTCGACCCGATCGACTTCGGCGCGCTCTATCTGCAGCAGGCCGAACAGATGCAGGCGACCGCAGGCGAACCCGCCGGCCACGCCTGATTCTTCATGAATACCCATCCGTTCGCCCTGAGCCTGTCGAAGGGCGCGGCAGAGCGTAGCGAAGCCCTTTCGCTACGCTCAGGGCAGGGCTTCGACTTCGCTCAGCCCGAACGGAGATTGCCATGAAGCTGGCCAAGGCCCTTGGCTCGGTCGGCGGGCTGACGCTCGCTAGCCGGGTGCTGGCGCTGGTACGCGATTCGCTTGCTGCTCGTTATGTCGGCGCCGGCTTCGCCTCGGACGCGTTCAACGGCGTCGCCTTCCGCCTGCCCAACATGTTCCGCGCCCTCTTTGCCGAGGGCGCCTTCTCCGCCGCCTTCATCCCGCTCTTCAACAAGAAGGCGGCCGGCCCCGGCGGCATGGCCGACGGCTATCATTTCGCCGAGCGGGCGCTGGCCGTGCTGCTGCCGGTCCTCATTCTCTTCACGATCGTCCTGCTGGCGGCCGCCTGGCCGATCACCTGGGCGCTGTCCGGCGGCTTCTCGCGCCAGAATCCGACGCCAGATCAATTCGCCTTTGCCGTCACCCTGTCGCGCATCACCATTCCCTATCTGGCGCTGATCAGCCTCGCCTCCCTGCTGGGCGGCATATTGAACTCGCTCGACAAATTCTGGGTCAACGCCGCCGCGCCGATCCTGCTCAATGTCGCGATGATTGCGGGCCTGTGGTTCTTCCACGGCGCCGACGAATATGAGACCGCACGGGTGCAGGCGATGTCGGTCACGGTCGGCGGCGCGCTGCAGCTGCTCTGGCTGATCTGGGCCTGCAAGCGGGCCGGCGTCTCGATGACGCTCAAGCGCCCGCGCCTCGACGCCGATGTGCGCGAGCTGCTGCGCCTGATTGTGCCGGCCGCTGCCGGCGCCGGCGCCTCGCAGATCAACCTGCTGATCTCCACCGCGCTCTCGGGCTGGCTGCTCGCCTCGGGTTCGATCACCTATATCTATTATGCCGACCGGCTGAACCAGCTTCCCCTGGGGCTGATCGGTATCGGCCTGGGCACCATCCTCCTGCCCACCATCTCGCGGATGCTGTCGAAGGGCGAGGATCAGGCCGCGATGGAGACGCAGAACCGGGGCATCGAACTCGCCCTGTTCCTGACCCTGCCGGCGACCGTCGCCTTTATCACCGTGGCCGAACCGATCGTGCGCGGCCTGTTCCAATATGGCCGCTTCAGCGCCGAGGACGCGATGCGCTGCGGCTGGGCGCTGTCCGCCTTCTCGATCGGCCTGCCCAGCTATGTGTTGGTGAAGGTGCTGACCCCGGGCTATTATGCGCGCGGCGATACCAGGACACCGGTGCGCTATGCGATGCTGTCGATCGCGATCAACATCGTCGGCAATCTCGCGATGATCCCGACGCTCGGCCATATCGGCCCGCCGCTCGCCACTGCGCTCTCCTCCACCGTCAATGTCGCGATGCTCTATCGCACCTTGGTCGCGCGCGGCCATTTCACCGCCGATGCTCAACTGCGCCGCCGCATCCCGCGCCTTGTCGTGGCGGCGGTCGTCATGGGGCTTGCGCTCTGGGCGGGGGAGGATCTGCTCGATCCGATGCTGTCGGGCACGATGGTCAGCCGCTATATCGGCCTTGCCCTGCTTGTCGGCGCGGGCGTCGCGCTGTACGGGCTGGCATGCTTCGTCACCGGCGCCTATCGGCTATCCGACCTCAAGGCGCTGCTGCGGCGGCGAGGCACCCCATAACCAACAGAATGGATTAGAGTAATGCGCGTCCTTTCCGGCATCCAGCCCACCGGCAATCTGCACCTTGGCAACTACCTCGGCGCGATCCGCAACTGGGTGAAGATGCAGGATGAAATGGACGCGGATTCGCAATGCTTCTTCTTCCTCGCCGACATGCACTCGATCACCGTGCATGAAGGGCGCGAACAGCGCATCCGCAATGTCCGCGACATGGCCGCCGCGCTGGTCGCCTCGGGCATCGACCCGGATCGCTCGGTCCTCTTCAACCAGGCGCGCGTACCGGCCCATGCCGAACTCGCCTGGCTGCTGAACGGCACGGCCCGCATCGGCTGGCTCAACCGCATGACCCAGTTCAAGGACAAGGCGGGCAAGGACCGCGAGGGCGCCTCGGTCGGCCTGTTCGTCTATCCGGTGCTGCAGGCGGCCGACATCCTGCTCTATCAGGCGACCCATGTCCCCGTGGGCGAGGACCAGAAGCAGCATCTGGAACTGTCGCGCGACATCGCCACCAAGTTCAACACCGACTTCGGCGTCGAACTCTTCACCATTCCCGATCCGATCATTCCCAAAGAATCGGCGCGCATCATGTCGTTGCGTGACGGCACCGCGAAAATGTCCAAGTCCGATCCTTCGGACATGAGCCGCATCAACCTCACTGATGAGGATGATGCGATCATGACCAAGGTGAAGAAGGCCAAGACAGATCCGGAACCGCTGCCCGAAACGGCCGAGGGGCTGGCCGGGCGGCCGGAGGCGAACAACCTCGTCGGCATCTATGCCACCTTGTCGAACAGTACGCCCGATGCAGTCTGCGCCGAATTTGCCGGCAAGGGCTTTGGCGCGTTCAAGCCGGCGCTGGGCGAATTGCTGGTCGAAACGCTGCGGCCGATGCGCCAGCGCTTCCTGGAACTGCGCACCGATGATGCCGCGCTCGACGCGATCCTGGACAAGGGCGCGGCCAAGGCGGCTGCGGCGGCCGAACCCACCCTGCGCGCGGCCTATGACGCCATGGGATTGATGCGCTGAATGCCTGACTGATGCCCTAATGTCACAGGGCGTGCGTAAAGCGCGCTCGCCCTGTGCGCGGTCTACGGAACGGGCAGGATCGCGCCGTCCCATGATGGACCGGACATGGCGTGCGTCCAATCGACGGGTTGGTGCGTTCAAGCGATGTTCAGTTGCGTTTTGCTATCGCAGGGCGCAAAGATGGTTGACAGGCATGTGCCTGATTCAGGACGTGAAAACATGATAGCTTTCCGCAAGATCGGCCTTTTTGCAGCGCCCGTGCTGGCATTGCTGGGCCTGTCGGGTTGCGCCACCTCCTTCAAGGCGGACGTCGCCCGTTTCCAGCAGCTTCCCGCGCCCGCAGGGCAGAGCTACACGATCGTCGCCGACGATCCCAAGCTCGCCGGCGGTCTCGAATTTTCCCATTATGCCCAGCTGGTTGGCGAGCGTCTGGCGCAGACCGGCTATGTCGCCGCCAGCGATCCGGCCAAGGCCGACCTGATCGTCCGTGTCGCCTATGATGTCGATAATGGGCGCGAGCGGGTCCGTTCGACCGGTGGTTATGGTGCGGCGCCCTATGGCCCCTGGGGCTATGGCCGCTGGGGTCGCCCTTGGGGCTATGGCTATTATGATCCCTGGCTGTTTGGTGGCCCGGGCTTCTACAATGACGTGTCGAGCTACACCGTCTACACCAGCGACCTCAGCCTGAAGATCGATCGCGCGGCCGATAATCTGCGCCTGTTCGAGGGCAAGGCCAGCGCCCAGTCGCTGTCCAACAAGCTGACCTATTTGGTGCCGAACCTGATCGACGCCATGTTCACCAATTTCCCCGGCCAGAATGGCGAGGATGTGAAGATCACCCTGCCGCCCGAAAAGAAGGGCTGAGCGACAAGGATACGGTCGGCTCCCAGCCAGACCAAATTGGCCCGGCGATCGCTTTGATCGCCGGGCTTTCTTTTTGCCCGCAACATCTTAGGCTGGCGGGCAGGGGAGCGATGCCGTCAAGATGCGGGGGACGGGCATGTCGTTGACGATACGGATATTGATCGCGCTGGTCGCGGGGCTGGTGGCGGGCATCGCCCTGTCCGAATTTGGCGGCGCGCTCGACGCGGCGGTGGTCGATATCGCCCAGCCGGTCGGCAAGGCCTGGCTGAACGGGCTTCAGATGCCGCTCATCCCGCTGATCTTCGCGCTGCTCGTCACCGGTGTCGCCTCTGCGGCGACCACCGCACGGACCAGCGGCACGGCGGCGCGCACCCTCATCCTCTTCGCCCTGCTGCTGCTCGGCTCGGCCGGCGTGGCGGCGCTGCTCGGTCCGCTGCTGCTCCAGCTCTGGCCGGTTCCGGCCGGCGCGGTTGGTGCGCTCGCCGGTGCCGGTCCGGTGACCGAAGTGCCCGGCGTGCGTCCGTCGGCCGAATGGCTGCTCGGCTTCATCCCGGCCAACCCGATCCACAGCGCGGCCGAAGGGCAGGTGGTCGCGGTCGTCCTGTTCGCCCTCGTCTTCGGTTTCGCCGTGACCCGCGTGACGGAGGAGCGGCGCATCGCCCTGACCGGCTTCCTGGCCGCGCTCGTCGATACGCTGCTGGTCGTGGTCGGCTGGGTGCTCTGGCTCGCACCGATCGGCGTCTTCGCGCTGGCGCTGGTCGCCGGCAGCCGCTCCGGCCTCGCGACGGCGGGCGCGCTGCTCCATTATATCGGCTTCATCGTGCTGATCTGCCTGGCGGTGACGGCGCTGGTCTATCCGCTGGTGATCCTGCTGGGCCGGATCGCGCCCGGCCGCTTCGCCCGTGCGGCCTTGCCGGCCCAGCTCATCGCCTTTTCGACGCAAAGCTCGATCGCCTCGCTGCCGGCGATGATCGCGGCCAGCGACGGGCCGCTCGAAGTACGTGAAAGCACCCGATCGATCGTCCTGCCGCTCGCCATTTCGCTGTTCCGCATCACCAGCCCGCCGGCCAATCTCGGCGTCGCCCTCTATGTGGCGGCGATGAACGGCGTGGCGCTCGGCCCGCTCCAGATCGCCATGGGCGTGGCGGTCGCCGCGATCGTCAGCCTGGCGGCCGTCGGCCTGCCCAGCCAGATCACCTTCTTCACCACCACCGGCCCGATCTGCCTCGCCATGGGCGTGCCCGTAGAGGCACTGCCGCTGCTGCTTGCAGTGGAAACCGTGCCCGACATCTTCCGCACCGTCGGCAATGTCACCGCCGACATGGGCGTCACCCGCATCATCGACCGCTTGGGGGGGACTCAAGCAAAGGATTGAGGGCGGGAAGCGACCATTTTTGGCCATTGGGTCGCGATGATGTGCATCTCTGAACCGGCCGCTCATTCGGATGGCAAGTCGCAGGTCGAATGC
The sequence above is drawn from the Sphingobium sp. AP49 genome and encodes:
- the murJ gene encoding murein biosynthesis integral membrane protein MurJ, yielding MKLAKALGSVGGLTLASRVLALVRDSLAARYVGAGFASDAFNGVAFRLPNMFRALFAEGAFSAAFIPLFNKKAAGPGGMADGYHFAERALAVLLPVLILFTIVLLAAAWPITWALSGGFSRQNPTPDQFAFAVTLSRITIPYLALISLASLLGGILNSLDKFWVNAAAPILLNVAMIAGLWFFHGADEYETARVQAMSVTVGGALQLLWLIWACKRAGVSMTLKRPRLDADVRELLRLIVPAAAGAGASQINLLISTALSGWLLASGSITYIYYADRLNQLPLGLIGIGLGTILLPTISRMLSKGEDQAAMETQNRGIELALFLTLPATVAFITVAEPIVRGLFQYGRFSAEDAMRCGWALSAFSIGLPSYVLVKVLTPGYYARGDTRTPVRYAMLSIAINIVGNLAMIPTLGHIGPPLATALSSTVNVAMLYRTLVARGHFTADAQLRRRIPRLVVAAVVMGLALWAGEDLLDPMLSGTMVSRYIGLALLVGAGVALYGLACFVTGAYRLSDLKALLRRRGTP
- a CDS encoding DUF4136 domain-containing protein → MIAFRKIGLFAAPVLALLGLSGCATSFKADVARFQQLPAPAGQSYTIVADDPKLAGGLEFSHYAQLVGERLAQTGYVAASDPAKADLIVRVAYDVDNGRERVRSTGGYGAAPYGPWGYGRWGRPWGYGYYDPWLFGGPGFYNDVSSYTVYTSDLSLKIDRAADNLRLFEGKASAQSLSNKLTYLVPNLIDAMFTNFPGQNGEDVKITLPPEKKG
- the secB gene encoding protein-export chaperone SecB produces the protein MADEADTIQTTLTGNGADTAPQIALISQYVKDLSFENPNAPAVYQWQDQPQIDVQFNIGADRVGDEVLEIALKIEVKAVAPQGTAFAVELVYAALFGMRNVPEDQIQPFMLAEAPRLVFPFARRVLADAIRDGGFPPLLLDPIDFGALYLQQAEQMQATAGEPAGHA
- a CDS encoding murein transglycosylase A; translated protein: MSLRHSGGALLAALMLSACAGGVIPPSAGGPARSRPSTGEAARPVPATPRPTLPPKLPVVSPSGGSTDQGNAAGLGITPGPDIASLIPSGERARLALQAFRISCPTLMKRTDQSGLTRGSDWNSACGAASSWPEASAAEFFARYFEAAQVGDGAAFVTGYYEPEISGSRTKQAGYQVPIYRRPAELIDVNLGLFSDSLKGRTIRGKVQGSNFVPFDDRSQIVGGSLAGRGLELAWAADPVEFFFLQVQGSGRLNLPDGSVMRIGYDGQNGRDYTGIGKLMKDRGLIQAGSMQDIMQYLRAHPTEGAAIMNENKSFVFFRELTGSGPIGALGVAVTAEATVAADPKYIPLGAPVLLSLDRAEPNGIWIAQDTGGAIKGANRFDSFWGAGARARGIAGGMSARGSALILLPIGSIARLTQP
- a CDS encoding Tim44/TimA family putative adaptor protein; translation: MYVIVILAMIAGFLALRLYSVLGKRTGHEQEPAPRPAEERAKVGVLQPRPMPEMTGDSVRLADGLITPAGENGVRALIAADRNFDVPQFVEGAKSAYKMVLEAFWRGDRDELAWLCDADVLASFEEAITAREAAGDVLDNRLVRIEKAQIVDASVSGRIAEVALRFEADIAAVTRDKDGNVIAGSLTDAVGTNDIWTFTRDLRSADPNWKLSETDEAA
- the trpS gene encoding tryptophan--tRNA ligase; the encoded protein is MRVLSGIQPTGNLHLGNYLGAIRNWVKMQDEMDADSQCFFFLADMHSITVHEGREQRIRNVRDMAAALVASGIDPDRSVLFNQARVPAHAELAWLLNGTARIGWLNRMTQFKDKAGKDREGASVGLFVYPVLQAADILLYQATHVPVGEDQKQHLELSRDIATKFNTDFGVELFTIPDPIIPKESARIMSLRDGTAKMSKSDPSDMSRINLTDEDDAIMTKVKKAKTDPEPLPETAEGLAGRPEANNLVGIYATLSNSTPDAVCAEFAGKGFGAFKPALGELLVETLRPMRQRFLELRTDDAALDAILDKGAAKAAAAAEPTLRAAYDAMGLMR
- a CDS encoding cation:dicarboxylase symporter family transporter translates to MSLTIRILIALVAGLVAGIALSEFGGALDAAVVDIAQPVGKAWLNGLQMPLIPLIFALLVTGVASAATTARTSGTAARTLILFALLLLGSAGVAALLGPLLLQLWPVPAGAVGALAGAGPVTEVPGVRPSAEWLLGFIPANPIHSAAEGQVVAVVLFALVFGFAVTRVTEERRIALTGFLAALVDTLLVVVGWVLWLAPIGVFALALVAGSRSGLATAGALLHYIGFIVLICLAVTALVYPLVILLGRIAPGRFARAALPAQLIAFSTQSSIASLPAMIAASDGPLEVRESTRSIVLPLAISLFRITSPPANLGVALYVAAMNGVALGPLQIAMGVAVAAIVSLAAVGLPSQITFFTTTGPICLAMGVPVEALPLLLAVETVPDIFRTVGNVTADMGVTRIIDRLGGTQAKD